The genomic region TACGGGATCTCTAGCGCGTACAGGATCGCATGACATCCACTGCTCGTCCTCCGCGCTATTGGATCTATGGCTTGCCGTCCTCAGCGCGTCGTCCCCATCTCTGGCTTGAGGTATTCAAACTTTGCGACACTACAGAGATTAAAGTGGTAGTATCTCTTTCCGGAAGCCTGCATGTGGTCAATCAAGTCAGTTCTTGCAAATCAAACTTTGCGACACTTCACGCACTCCTCAAGCTTTTCTATGTTGTTGCAAATGAAAACCAGCATAAGCAATCAAATGATATGTTGCTTCTGTTCTGTGATTTACACCATTTTAAATGAAACTTCTGGACCTGTTGGGTTAATTGCTGCGAATTCCATTAGTATCCTTTGATTTACCACCGTCCAATCTACCTTCCTAATTTTCTGAATACATTTTCCCTGTGCAACTTGATTTATTCCTTGACTAACTGTAAAGATATGTTGCTAAAAATAGGTATTCTGCAATATTTATAAAAGATTATTTCTAGCTACATAACTTTGTTCATATCTAACATTGGGATCTCTCACGTTGTCTGTTTTTTTAATGGATGTTAGTAGCTGATGACATTCTTTACAGGGCTAATTCTATTTTCCTAATTTCTAGTTTGACCACTGTTTTCTCTGAGAGGGTTTTCTTGAACGGAATGAGGTTCAAGCAGACTGCTCCCATTCAAATAGCGATTGGCATCTCGCCACTGGAGATGTAATCACCAGATCATTGCATAAATATGTGTGGCTGGTACAAGTTTCTAAAGTCTTGTTTCTGGTGCTGACAAATTAATGAAGTCTTTGCTATTTTTCTAAAGACCTGTTCCTAGTGTTGACAGATTATCCTGGTGCCGACAGATTAATAATAGATTAATGAAGTCTTGTTATTGGATTCTGTTTCAACTTTCATTAGTGGAACTAGAATAAAAGGAGGAGCCTTTGCTATTTTTCTGATTTTAGTGCATTAACACAAGTTTTTTACAGAATTTATTCAGTGGAAGCAACACATATGATATTCTAGTTTTTTCAGTGGAAGCAACACATATAGTTTTTTTCTATGTTATTAGCATTGAACTATATAATTGTGTAACCATATAAATTAAAATGTGTATCAATTGATGTTACTTGCAGTGTGTTAAGTGGAAGCAACACATGAAGCGGATATGGAGAAGGAAGCTGGCATGAAACTAAAACGCATTAAGTTGACATGTGGCGTGCATGTTTTAGATGTCTTATTCTACTGCCAAACTTCCTAATACTCCATTTTTATATTATAATGTCTATCTGTACGTGTGAATGGAGATAATGATATTATGTGATGTGATGATGGATGGATTAGCTTCGTTGAATATTACATGATATTATGTGATGGTGATATTAAGTGGACATTGCAGTGTTGATACATGCTTCATATTTCTGGATTTTTAGTGATGTTTTATTGTTTATGGGTTTTCTAAATATTCCTTATTTTTGTTTGATTTTTTTTCTGAATTTTTGATGTATTTTTGCTAAGAGGGGTATTTAGCCCCTTGCTTCCCAAACAACGCCAGAAAAGTACACCCGAGAGGGGAGATTCTCTCTGGGAAATAAGGTGTCATCTAAAATTCCCTCGTGTGTTGGTTTCCAAGGGAATTTTTTCTCTTCGCTGCCAAACTAGTCcccagtgtatatgggtgacccggtGAGATTATTTTTGTGTTGTGGATATGGGTATGGGATAGTAATACCCGGTGGATATTTACCTATTGCCATCTCTGCTCATGTTCTCCGGCAGGCTGTGTTGTTGAGCGCCTAGCTTGCCATCGTGGCCTTGGCGATGAACGGTGCCCAGAAGAATGACACCGTCACGTCGTACGAGTACGACGTCGGGAACGCCCAGACTCACACACACTAGCGCAGCCAATTGGGCCCAAACACTCTGCTTCGTGGGCCTCTTGCTGTCTTGGCGCAGCCCGCCTTGGACTGTGCCGCGTCCGACGTCAAGCGTATGTCACGCTGGCACGGCCAACACACAAATCCACCCACAGCCACGGCAAAACCGATGCTTTGACGCCGAGCGTCCAAAGAGGCGCAGATTTCAATGCACGACCTCAGCGCTGGATCCCTCCGATCCGATCGGTGAGCTGCCATTTCAGGGACGTACGGAGCACTCGAGCTCAGCTTGTAGCCCCAGCCATAGATGCACCACCGCTCGTGCACGCTACCCGCCACGCTCCATGGTTTTAGGGCAGAGGGAACGGTGAGCCAAAAAAAAAACTGATGCGCGCAAGGGCTCGGTCGGGCCAATCGACACCGCTGGACCTCGCGATCCATCCGTGCAGCGCCGTCTCGGTCAGTGGCTAGTGCCGCACCCCACCCACGCCCACCGCCGCTTCATAAATCATAACCCGCTCGCGGCCGCCGCCACCTGCCTCCTTCTCCTccctgggctgggctggactgcaCACCCACAGGCGGCAGAGGACCAAAGGAGGGCCGCCGGTCGATCGAGGATGGGCAACTGCCAGGCGGCGGAGGCGGCGACGGTGGTGATGGTGCAGCACccgggcggccgcgtcgagcgccTCTACTGGGCCACCAGCGCCGCCGAGGTCATGCGCGCCAACCCGGGCCACTACGTAGCGCTCGTCACGCACCGCGCGGATGCCGACGACGAGAAGCggtcccagcagcagcagcacaggCGCGCCACGCGGGTGAAGCTGCTCAAGCCCCGGGACACGCTGGTGCTCGGCCAGGCGTACCGCCTCATCACCGTCGCCGAGGTCACCAAGGCGCTGCAGGCCAAGAAGGAGGAAAAGACGCGGAGGGcgcagcagcagctgcagcacGTGGTGGTAGTTCAGCGGAAGCACGCCGGCGGGAGGACGGGCtccggagacgacgacgacgactgccTTGACCAGGTACTGCTTTGTGACCACCGTCCAGTGCCAATGGTTACTGCGCAATCTCTCGTTCGCTCCTCTGCTTTCCCTGTCTCTGTTCTAGAACATTGTTCGACTAATTTTAGATGTCCTTAGTGCATCCGTTCCATTCAATTACGTCCTTCGATCAGCACAGTAGTTTGCACTACATGCGCAAAACATTGTCCAACAACAAAAGGACTCACAGTATCATTACCCGCTTGACGTTCTGCTCTGAATATCCATGACTATGACTACACGAGTGCACTATGAATTTTCCTTCATGCCACAAATTATGTTTTGTTCGGCTGATGAATAAGAAGAGCAGGTGGTGATAGCAGTCTAGGTAACTGTATTTAGCCGCCCACTAGTACCTACCTAACCAACCAACTCGATTGTAaaggatatcaccataaagtaaCCCATGATCAAGATACCAGGAATAATTCGAATAGTTTACTCCGAACATGATGTAATGGCCGGTTATATATATAAAAAAAAGAGCAGGCAAAATATTCTGGAGCAGAACTAGGCAATATCATAATAGTAGCTTTGCCACATCTTGCTTCCCTCACATCACATGGAAGTCGTAGGGATGGGATGCACCGAAATCTTCGAGCTGCCTCCTCCTGAGGCTGATATCATTCATTATGTTTAACTGTTTAGAAAACTATGGTGTTTGACATTCTGCGATCCAACCAACAAGACAGTCAGGTAGGCGAAGAATATGCATGGAACATGGATGCATGCAGGAAGGCGAGAAGCCACTAATTCATTCGCTAATGGGCACTAACAGACAGACAGACAGAGAGGAAAAAAGTGGATAATTAAACTGATGTTTAAACTAGCTTAGCTCCAACAGGATAACTAAACTATCATCTTCTGGTTACTCTACTGCCGCCATCTAACTTCGATCGTCCCGGCCCGCGACAGGAGAAGGACGGCGCCGGCCAACCACggagcggcagcggcagcggctcgAGCTCGGCAGCGGCGCACTCTGGCGCGAGGCAGCATCGCCATTGGCGCCCTTCTCTCCACAGCATCGCCGAAGTCAGCAGCTGATGTGACGAGTCCTTGGCCGGTGGGTGAATATATGGGCTGGCTGCTGCATCTGTCCCTAGAGTCGGATGATGAGACGATCGGCCGGTCTGGGCGCCTCAGACTCTCAGTACAAAACAGACGATTAAGTAGTCCCACAGGGCCCCTAGTTAGAATCAGCCCATGTAATATAAGAAGTGACAGATCGGTTGGGAGCTGGGACACACTAAGGTAATGATGTTTGGTTCACGTGTTGTTATGGGAAACGGTAACGAGATCTCTTACGAGTGGTAATGTTTATAAGGCAACCGTTGAGCATCAAAAGTATCTGGCGGACGGTCCGATCCTGTGGTGCACAGTCCGCGGTCTAGACTAATCGCCGTAGCGGCGCGGatcgtccgcgcgtgcgcagaatcagttagggtttcAGATTTCTTGCGAAATTTATTAGCTAAAACTGCGAGATTAACTCGAGAACCGACTTGTAAcggtccagacctcccctttatatagatgaatggctacggccgattgaaccacaCGCAATCGATTCAATTATTTGTActtatcgtttttaccttatgcattagaagTAGTCTAGCTTAGCCTTCATCTCGAATCTCTACATCTCTTTGGCTCTACGTCAACTAGAGCTATCTTGGGTGGCTTGCCGATATCAAGATAAATCATAGGATCTCTCCTCTCCGACAAGTTCCCTCTCGAAAGATGAAATCCAGGGCTGCTGTGAAGACGATCCTCTGCGCCATCGCGGATGATCCGAGCCTCAGGCGTGGATCGTCCGAACGTACGCAGAGAAACGTTGCTCCCGCGTCCCAGGTCGCAGACCATCCAACTCTGTGCGGTAGACCGTCCGCGCCTCCGTGAGGAGCACCGCGAGGCGACGTGAGGAAAACTGATTCGCAAAGTGACGCAAAAGGGATGGAGCGCTGCGGGATCGTTCCACGCCGGCCAGGATGACGAAGAGCTGTAATGAGAATATATGTGCCTCCGTATCCTGTGTCACGGTGTAATCTGTTTGCTGGACGACCCAACCAAACATGGGCTCTCGCCGGGCTGGCAATCATAGGCTCTCGCCGCGATGGTCTCATGCGTTGGAACTTGGAAGCGAGCCGCACACGCAGATTCGGCAGCGCATATTATTAGGGGGTCGGTTAATGATAAGACGAGGGCTTAAAGGCGTCCAAATCAGGTGCCCACACCACACACACACCTGATCCAAGTACCTGTGCAATGAATGAACATGGGTGATTGGGTGGTGGGTGGGTACGTACGTAGTGCTAGTGCGTGCGTACTTAAAATGATCGTCTCAGTTGGTAGAGCGGGTGAGGGCGCCGGCGCACAGCAGAATTTGGCCATGTCAGCCTGCAGAGATGTTCTTGGTGGGTCGCTTGGCTTTGCAAACGGCTTCAAGACACAATACAGGGAACCTGAGTGCTTATGGGTGGTGGTTCTCCTCGCCGAATCAATTGGGATCCTCCGCCATTATATATGTATGTATCATTTGCAGCCTCGTGCCCTCGTCCCTGCTCCGAGGGAGGAGGAGGATCAATGAACATGCAGCGCGCGCGGCCTCGTAGCTTTTTGAGATGGGACTTTGGCCGAAAGGAACCGGACGACAACGCGACGGTGCTGGAATTTGGATTCGgctcgcgctctctctctctctttgctTGGGCAACTTCTGCACTGCTTCGCTGTGTGCCTGTCTCATCGACTTCGGAGCGGAGTGGCAGTGTGCGCAAGGATCACCAAACCGTCTTTGGCAAAAACCGATCGGTTTGTCCAAATTAAATTTGAGCAAATTTAAAACGGATTTTCGCTGTAAAACCGACGGTAAACCGTCCAATACTGCTGGTAAACCGTCCATATGAACCGGATTTTTTTACAGAAAGAAATGAAAAAAAATGGGTaaggttcatttataatttattcgaTTCACGTTGCATAGTAAATACTATTTGATTCACACAACATGTGTTCACCAAAACAACATACAATGTACATATTACTACCGGAATttctctctttgccgagtaccaaatACTTTGACGAgtgtttttttcggacactcgacaaagaaactcTTTGTCGAGTATCACGCAAAAAACTATCggcaaaataaaacactcggcgaagaagctctttgccgagtgttttatttttgacactcgacaaagagcttctttgctgagtgctttttttgacactcggtaaagagcttctttgccaagtgtcaaaaatataacactcggcaaagagctctttgctgaGTGCTTTTTTCCAACACTagacaaagacaatttaaaaatcacatttttaaagcagtaaattaattcaaatgaaaaggttttcaactacaaatttagataactcatcatgatgtacattttatattttgaacatttcttcatatgacaaactaaaaataaatttgttcataaaacctatatatctctcgtagtttatgaaactacgatagagatgtatagaatttgtgcatattgttagaatcaTCATGTGAGGAGTGAGgtgaacaaatgaccaaacaaccaaaataaactttgtagatcttgagaagttatagaagtttgtagctaacaactttttcatttgaagtcatattgtgaaCGAAAACTATgcctgaatttaaaaaatttaaaatttgaattttgaaaacggccTCGAAAGAAAAAAACACcaacataaaagttgtaggtattgaagagttatgaaactttgtagttgataatgttttggtttgaaatcatcttgtcatgcaaaactatgttcgaattttgaaatttgaaattttcaaactatctcggatgaaaaaaccactaaaataaaagttgtaggtcttgaaatgtaatgaaactttgtaattgataaCTTTTTGATtcaaaatcatcttatcattaaaTTTTTTTTGTGAAgttttaaaatttaaaatttaaattttgtaaacggtctcgaatgtagaaactattaaaatagaatttgtagatctcaaaaagttatgcaactttataattGGTCATATTTTCAAATA from Zea mays cultivar B73 chromosome 6, Zm-B73-REFERENCE-NAM-5.0, whole genome shotgun sequence harbors:
- the LOC100278655 gene encoding uncharacterized protein LOC100278655, which produces MGNCQAAEAATVVMVQHPGGRVERLYWATSAAEVMRANPGHYVALVTHRADADDEKRSQQQQHRRATRVKLLKPRDTLVLGQAYRLITVAEVTKALQAKKEEKTRRAQQQLQHVVVVQRKHAGGRTGSGDDDDDCLDQEKDGAGQPRSGSGSGSSSAAAHSGARQHRHWRPSLHSIAEVSS